Proteins encoded by one window of Vitis riparia cultivar Riparia Gloire de Montpellier isolate 1030 chromosome 11, EGFV_Vit.rip_1.0, whole genome shotgun sequence:
- the LOC117925561 gene encoding uncharacterized protein LOC117925561: protein MVEFTLTKLFDEVLKGHWDNVVDIYEHIKGAAQLKINSSGDTALHKAVSDGREHIVEQLVKALRAEVKDALKLTNNHGNTPLHLAAAMGNIPMCKCMTGEHIDLLDQRNNNGHTPLFLTVLHGKLDAFIFLCEICKPNGIERYYRGGKFGATILHTAIIGEHFKLAFHIMNNHKELMNWMDERGSTPLHLLADKPSVFRSGAYFGWRENIIYSCITVKELPDLILPDEINNQTGQQSRNTEFPSDRWFPPNYRKCCYFLNLIYSVLLVIFGWGKLVSNSRANGENAKNSGQVGDAENPKELEDESLCIPCFRFSGGDEDNAKRHGQTGLAGNAKELPKDKLHFRSRESKKRQHEGEDQLKFPPNYRTGIELMKLVFKLMLIILGLGYEEIQKIKHMKEKHVWSVQILKKMLESTRIYGYDAGGRSGPSTSITGEGHALMEDFTEFPPVETNEKAKDADDKHEPGLDRSETPILTAARTGIKEIVELILKHFPVAIHDMNSQKKNIVLLAAENRQPHLIDLLIQKNTSESVFHTVDIEGNSALHLAANYDPSLNPWTLPGAALQMQWEIKWYEYVKSSVGPDFLMLYNKDGKTAKEIFTTTHKDLVKEGGKWLLKTSDSCSVVAALIATVAFATSATIPGSTEQGKPVLGKELAFQVFAISSLLSLCFSVTSLVMFLAILTSRYQENEFRITLHTRLLWGLSFLLISIAAGLVSFCAGHFFILNDHLKSVAVPIYAVTCLPATLFALAHLPLYFDLLRAIFTKVPLVLYNGRFATDTT from the exons ATGGTGGAGTTCACTCTGACAAAACTGTTTGACGAGGTCCTGAAAGGGCACTGGGATAACGTTGTCGACATATACGAGCACATCAAAGGAGCTGCCCAACTCAAGATCAATAGTTCTGGGGACACAGCATTGCACAAAGCCGTCTCAGATGGCCGTGAACATATAGTTGAACAACTTGTTAAAGCGCTGCGTGCCGAGGTCAAGGATGCTCTAAAACTTACGAACAACCATGGCAACACTCCTCTCCATTTAGCTGCGGCCATGGGCAATATTCCTATGTGCAAATGCATGACTGGAGAGCATATAGATCTGCTGGACCAGCGCAATAATAATGGGCATACACCCCTCTTCTTGACCGTTCTCCATGGCAAACTGGACGCTTTCATTTTCCTCTGTGAAATCTGCAAACCAAATGGCATCGAGAGGTACTATCGAGGAGGAAAGTTTGGTGCAACGATTCTCCACACCGCCATTATTGGAGAGCACTTTA AATTGGCATTTCATATAATGAACAATCATAAAGAGCTAATGAACTGGATGGACGAAAGAGGATCGACCCCTCTCCATCTTCTGGCCGATAAGCCTTCAGTATTCAGAAGTGGTGCTTACTTCGGCTGGcgggaaaatattatttattctt GTATAACTGTCAAAGAGCTGCCAGATCTCATTCTTCCAGACGAGATCAATAACCAAACAG gtcaACAGTCAAGGAACACTGAATTTCCAAGCGATCGATGGTTTCCACCAAATTATAGAAAATGCTGCTACTTCTTGAATCTCATATATAGTGTTCTATTGGTTATCTTTGGATGGG GCAAGCTGGTTTCTAATTCTAGAGCTAAtggagaaaatgcaaaaaactCTGGTCAAGTGGGGGATGCCGAGAACCCCAAAGAACTTGAAGATGAGAGTTTATGCATCCCATGCTTTCGGTTTTCTGGAGGTGATGAAGACAATGCAAAAAGACATGGCCAGACGGGATTGGCGGGGAACGCAAAGGAACTGCCTAAAG ATAAGCTGCATTTCAGGAGCAGAGAATCCAAAAAGAGACAACATGAAG gTGAAGATCAACTAAAGTTCCCACCAAATTATCGCACAGGCATCGAGCTGATGAAGCTTGTATTTAAACTAATGCTGATTATCCTTGGATTGG GATACGAAGAAATACAGAAGATTAAGCACATGAAAGAGAAGCACGTATGGTCTGTTCAGATCCTCAAAAAAATGCTTGAAAGTACTAGAATTTATGGGTATGATGCTGGTGGAAGGTCCGGACCATCAACATCAATAACCGGTGAAGGGCATGCTTTAATGGAAGATTTCACAGAATTTCCACCAGTAGAAACTAACGAAAAGGCCAAAGATGCCGATGATAAACACG AGCCGGGACTGGATAGAAGTGAGACACCAATACTAACCGCAGCAAGAACTGGTATCAAAGAAATTGTGGAGCTCATCCTCAAGCATTTTCCAGTTGCCATTCATGACATGAACTCACAGAAGAAGAACATAGTGCTGTTGGCAGCGGAGAATAGACAACCCCATTTGATTGATCTCTTAATACAGAAAAATACCAGTGAAAGTGTATTTCACACGGTGGATATTGAAGGAAACAGTGCCTTGCACCTTGCTGCAAATTACGATCCGTCTCTGAATCCTTGGACTCTTCCAGGTGCTGCATTGCAAATGCAATGGGAAATAAAGTGGTATGAG TATGTCAAAAGTTCCGTGGGACCAGACTTCCTCATGTTGTACAATAAAGATGGCAAGACCGCAAAGGAgatcttcacaaccacacataAAGACCTCGTAAAAGAAGGTGGAAAATGGCTACTTAAGACCTCGGATTCATGCTCGGTTGTAGCAGCGCTTATTGCAACCGTTGCCTTTGCAACCTCAGCCACTATTCCAGGAAGCACCGAACAAGGGAAACCAGTTCTTGGAAAGGAACTAGCATTCCAAGTGTTTGCAATTTCATCATTactttctctttgcttctcggTCACTTCCTTGGTGATGTTTCTAGCAATTCTCACATCTAGATACCAAGAGAATGAATTTAGGATAACCTTGCATACGAGGCTTCTGTGGGGTTTATCGTTTCTGCTGATTTCCATAGCAGCCGGATTGGTCTCTTTTTGCGCAGGCCACTTCTTCATTCTGAATGATCACTTGAAATCTGTGGCAGTTCCAATATATGCAGTCACCTGCCTCCCAGCAACACTTTTTGCCCTGGCCCACTTGCCTTTATACTTTGATCTCCTACGTGCCATTTTTACCAAAGTCCCACTGGTTTTGTATAACGGAAGGTTTGCTACGGACACaacttaa